In Alkalicoccobacillus plakortidis, the genomic stretch TGTACTTCCCATGATTACGCCAACTACTGGCTCCATAACCATCATTCACTCCCTCGTATGACTGCTGAACTCAAACAAAAAACGCAGAATCAGATACTTTATCTGCACAATGAGAGAAAGATAGCTAATTCCGCGCTTTGACACACCTATTCCTATTAAAATACACGTAGGATTATAGCTGTGATACTTTCCCCCATAGTCTGACAATTTACGGTTATCAGGTAGAGACGTATGGGCCATATTCCCAAAATTATATGAGGTGTTATTTCGTTTTTTATCGACAATCCACATTAATCTTACAAGGTTATCTAAAGGGTGTCAACTAAAAGTCGAACGGTTTGATGCTTTTTGATATTCATTGTTCGTCTTCCTCTAAAACTCCTTCAAAAATGACCTGCTGATGACTAATTATTGGTGTTTTTGACCCATTTTCCTTAAAAACAGGCTTCTCCATTCGTCGAACTGGTCTGTATCCTTCTTTCTTCATTCGTTCTAGACATTCGGCCAAACTCTCATCAGACGCAACTGTAAATTGTTGCTTGCGTTTTTTTGCCAACATGATTCCTCCTGTTTCATAAAACAACTCACGTATATTGTAGCATGCGGTACCTTTTGATTCGACATATTCTACATAAAATTGAGATTGATTAGAACGATTACTTGGATTAAGATGGACATATCTTCCTTTTCAAAAAGAATGGAGTGATTAGCTCTGAAACGAACAAAACTCTTAGTTTTCGTGGGAATTTTAGGTCTATTAACCATCACACTTTTCTATGTATTATCCCCTTCAAATTCTGGGCCAGAACAGCAGCTTAATCGATACCTCAACTTATTGAATCAAAAAGACTTCCAAATGAACTCAGATAAAGCATTAAGCTATATAGATACCTCTCACACAAACGATACATACACAGAGCAATTCCAAACTCAGTTTGAAGAAAAGATTTTCTTTAATGAATATACAATTGGAGAGCCAATCGTTAAAAATGAACAAGAAACAAGCATCCCTGTTACTATTGTGTGGGATGAATACTGGAAACATGAGTTCATCTTTAACATGGAGCAAAAGAATCAAAAGTGGGTCATCGTTCCTGATGTCGAGTTACTATTACAAGTCGAAAATAATAGCACACCACCAGAACAATTTGTTCGATTCAATTTAAACTATGTTAATATGTTTGAGAACGAGACAGATACTAAGATTGAATTAGAAACGTTACCCCACTTTGCACTTCATCTAATCGGCATGCCTTCAGAAGTTCAATATGATGCTAGTAATCAAGCTTTTACATTACCCATAATGATAGATAGAACTAGATATTCAACAGTTCCACGAGGCTCTGCTACCTTTCCAGATGGAACGGAGACACATTTTGAGAGCCGTTTTACATTTCCTCCTAATTAGTCTTGTAGTTATCCAAGAAAAAAATGAGCAAAGGCATATGCCCTGCTCATTTTTTTCGGATACTCACAAAACGACTAACTTGCTCAAACTTTTCACTATACTTCCCATTTCGATCAAGCGCCTCTTCTTCTGCCTTTATTCTCACGAGAAGCATCGCGGCATTTAATAAGCTAAAAACGATTGCTGTCACATAAGCCTGAAAAATGAGTGGTAGAAAAAGAATCTCAATGATCACGACCACATAATTCGGATGGCGAATCCAACGATAAGGGCCACTTTTTACGGGTTCAGCTCCAGGCAAGACGATTATTTTGGTATTCCAGAACCTACCCAGAGTGAGCAATGCCCATACACGAATCACTTGCGCTACAAGGAATACAGCCAGTGGTAGTAGGCTCCACATCGTCCAAGAGGAATCCTTCAAAGTCACCTCTAGTAAAAGCGCTACAAAAAAACAACTGTGCAGAGCGACCATCACTGGATAATGTGATTCTCCTGCCTCAAACGCCCCACGTTGTTTCATCCATCGTTCATTTGACTTAGCAACACCAACCTCAGCTATTCGTTGCACAATGACGAGAACTATAAACAAGTAGACAAAACTCAATGGATAGCCCCCTGCCATTCAAGGTGAACGAGTTCAGAGCAGAAGCCGGGACCAAGGGCCGCCATCAATCCCCGATACCCTAAAGCTTGATCTTCTTCCATAAATTCTTTTAATACATAAAGCACAGTTGGTGAAGACATATTGCCGAACTTTCGGAGTACTTCTCTTGAAACATGTGTTTTTTCAGAAGAAAAACCTAGTGCTTTCTCATAAGACTCTAATACTTTTTTGCCTCCCGGATGTGCAATAAACGCATCAATTTCAGAAAGCCCTACTCCCTCAGATTGAAGAAATTCCTCTACATTTGGCTTTAACCATTTTTCAACAATACCTGGGATACTCCTTGAAAACACTACATGCAATCCAGAATCACGCACGTCCCAACCCATGATATCCTCTGATTGCGGCATTAATGTCGATTGACTACCATGATAAGCAGGCGAGGTGTCTTTCACTAAATCATATCGCAACTGACTCAAATCTCCTCCAATTAATGCGCAAGCAACTCCATCAGCAAACAGTGAAGTTCCGATAAGATTACTTTTAGAGTGATCATTATGCTGAAACGTAAGACTACAAAGCTCCACACATACAAGCAGTACATTCTCTTTAGGATGAGCCAGACAATAATCAAATGCTCGACTTAATCCTGCGGCTCCACCCGCACAGCCTAGACCCCAAATCGGAATCCGTTTGGTGTGCTCATCAAACGAAAGATGGTTCATCATTCGTGCCTCAAGTCCAGGTGTAGCCATACCTGAGCTTGTTACACAAATAATCGCATCAACTTCATCTACTCCTACACGTCTCTTTAAAAATTGAGTGTTCTGCAGGCAGCCTCGAATGCATTCCACTCCATACTTTACAGCTAACTCAATAAACAAATCATTTCTTTCTTTCAGCGTATGTGGCTGATGAAACCATTCCATTGGCGCAGCAAAATAACGCTCATCGATTTGTCCATTGCCAAACACCGTCAACAGTCTTTCGATATCTTCATAACTCTCACTAAATAACTCCCTTGCAAACTCCATTGTGTCATCCTGATGAAGCTTATGGGGAGGCGCATATGTACTAATCGAGAATATGGAAGGCATGACCTAATACCACCTCACAAAGTTAATACCTATAGATTGCTTCACAAAAGGAAAATTATTCATTTAGTTATTGGCAGAATACTCTCACTCAAGTAAACTAAAATGTAACTTAGATGAGGTGAAGAAAATGAAGCCAATATTAATTGATTTTCCAGACAGCTTTGAAACAGAACACTTGCTTATCCGTGCCCCAAAACCAGGTGACGGAGCACAAATGTATGAGGCCGTATGTGACTCAATCAACGAATTAAAACCCTGGTTACCCTTCGCACAATTTGAACAATCAATAGAAAACTCAGAAGCAAATATTCGCGAAGCACACGTAAACTTTCTCACCAGAAAAGACCTCCGCTTACTTGTGTTCCTAAAAGAAACTGGCGAGCTTATCGCTTCATCCGGCTTGCATCGAATTGATTGGGAAGTCCCAAAGGTTGAAATTGGGTATTGGATTCGCACAAATTATAGTGGTAAGGGATATATGACAGAAGCTGTAAAAGGCATCACCAATTTTGCAGTTAACGAATTAAAGGCGCGCAGAATAGAAATTCGTTGCGACGCTAAAAACCTCAAAAGTCGTGCCGTAGCAGAACGTCTCGGTTTTGAGTTAGAAGCCATTTTAAAGCAGGAGAGTAAAGCAATTGATAGTGATGAATTGAGAGATACGTGTGTGTTTGCGAAGGTTAGGTGATTATGCAAAAAAGACAGCGCCGAATTAATATCGGCGCTGTTTTCCTTATAGTGAAAGAGTATTATCCCTCTTCTTCCGTCTTCGATTTTGAAAAGCCGGGAAGACTAGGGCAAGCAGGGCCAACGCTAACATGCTGACAGTCAGTGGACTTTGGAGAAAAATCATCCAATCACCATTTGAAATAGTGAGCGATTGCCTTAGGCTTTGTTCCATCATTCCACCAAGTATGAAGGCGAGAATAAATGGTGCTGCAGGGAATGCAAATATTCTCATTAAGTATCCTATCACACCAAATATTACGAGCATGTAAAGATCAAATGTACTAAAACTTACTGCATAGACACCAATTAAACTAAAGATAATCACCAATGAAATCAAAAGTGGTTTGGGAACTAAAAGAATTTTCGCGAAATATGGGATAAGCGGCAAGTTTAAAATTAATAAAAAGATGTTACCAATGTACATGCTAGCAATGACTCCCCAGAATACGTCTGGTACTTCTGTCATTAACATTGGACCAGGTTGAACCCCTAATACTAGGAACGCACCTAACATGACTGCCGTTGTACCAGACCCTGGAATACCGAGACTCAAAAGTGGTACAAAAGCTCCACTAGTTGCTGCGTTATTTGCTGTTTCTGGTGCTGCAAGACCTTTAATCGATCCTTTCCCGAATTCTTCAGGTTTTTTAGCGATTTTTTTCTCTGTAATATAGGCAATAAAAGAAGAGATAGTAGCTCCAGCACCCGGAAGTACTCCTAGAATAAAACCTAAAAATGATTGTCTAGTAATCGGTCCACTCATTTCTTTCCAATCACTTTTAGATAGCTTAAGACTACCTATTTTTTTCATATCATTCATTGTATTCTCTTTTCGGCTTAATATTAAGAAACAGACTTCCGCAATAGCAAACAAGCCTAATGCAATGACAAGGAAATCGATTCCGTCAAGTAAATTAACACTACCAAATGTGAAGCGGTTAGTACCTGTTTGACCATCAATTCCAATCATAATAACCATGAACCCTAAAACGGCAGATATAAGTGCTTTTATCGTTGAACCGTCAGTTAAACTTGAAATTGCAGTTAGACCTAGAAGCATAAGCGCAAAGTATTGAGGTGGACCAAAACTAATCGCGACACTCGCTAACATAGGAGCGAACAGCATTAACAAAATAACACTAACCGTTCCTCCAATGAAGGAACAAAAAGCAGAAATAGCTAATGCTTTCCCAGCTTTTCCTTGCTTAGCCATTGGATACCCATCAAAAGCAGCAGCAACCGTACCGGCAACCCCAGGTGCGTTTAACAGAATCGAGGACGTGGAACCCCCATACATTGATCCGTAATACACACCTGACATCATAACTAATGCAATTGCTGGATCCATTCCGTACGTAATTGGAATCATAATAGCAATTGCACTAATTGGTCCAAGTCCCGGAATCATTCCAATGATAGTTCCGAGTAAAACCCCAATAAAAACAAAGAACAAACCTTCTATACTAAATGCCACTTGAAATCCTTGCATGATTCCATCGAAAGCCCCCAACACCCCAACCTCCTGTCTAAATGACTTTTATTGAATTAAAATGGCACAATTCCACTTGGTAAACGAATAGAGAGCAATTCATTAAACAAATAATAGACCCCGCCTGAGAACGTTATAGATGTTAAAATGTTTACTAACCAATTTTTAAATCCAAGTAGCCTTGAGCATGAAATGATAAACGCAATTGTCATAGGAATGAAGCCTACGATTTCTAACAGCGTTATATAGATAAGGATCAATACAAGAACTATAAGTAACATATAAGCTTCTTGCTTAGGGATTGTTCGTTTGGCTTTTTGTTCATCGGTGTCTGTATCCTTACTGAAGTAAAAGATAATAGATAACACAAGAAGAGTTATACCTAATAACTTAGGCATCATATCTGAATCAACCGGTACAAATGCATACTCAGGTAATTGAAAGCTAAGGTAAATCATAGTGACTGCTAATCCAGCAAATATAAGTGCAAGCCTTTGGTTTACAGTCTTTAGCATCATAACCCCTCCTATTGACCAAGTCCTAAATCGTTTATTAACTCTTCTATTTCTAGATTTTGTTCATCTAAAAAGCTTTTAAATTCCTCATGTCCCATAAACTCTTCATCCCAACCCATGGATACACGAATCTCATCAAATGCCTCTGACTCACTGGCTTCTCTAAACAAATCTTCATAATATGAGATTTCCGATTCACTCATGTCTCCAGGACCAAAAATCCCTCTCCATATCACAAATTGAGCATCTATACCTTGCTCCATGCCAGTAGGTATATTTTCGAGGAAATCTCCTTCTAATCGTTCAGGGGCTGTTGTTGCAAGAATCTTTAACTTTCCGGCTCGAGCCTGTTCTGCTGCTTCAGACATATCACTTGAAAGGACCTCTACACTTCCATTTAGAACTGCAGTCAAAGCTCCACCTTCTTGATCGGATACATATTTGATCTTCGTAATATCTACACCAGCTGCATCTGCAAATGTCACAAATTGCATATGATCCATACTTCCAGGGGCAGAAGCTCCAATAATTGAGACACTTGCAGGGTCGTCCCTCATGTCTTCAAATAACTCATCTAAGGTATCCCACTTCGCATCCTCTCGCACAGCAAATGCCCCATAATCAGCGATTAAATTGGCAAGGGGTGTAAAGTCTTCGTAACCATATTCGGACTGCCCATTTAAAGGAATGAATAATAATGGTGGTGAGGCAACAAATATATTATGTGGGTCGTTACGATTATTGATATATGCCCATCCCACAGCTCCTCCACCACCTGGCTTATTCACCACTCCAAAACTTTGATCTGCCAATCCTTCTTCTTCAATTACCTTGGAAAGCATTCTGGCTGTAGTATCCCATCCACCACCTGCTCCTGCTGGTGCAACAAACTCTATTGAACGATCAGGCTTCCAGTCTTCAGAGTCACCTTGCGCACTACTTCCTGTGTCACTGTTTGAGCATGCAGAAAGAACAATCATGAAAGCTCCGGCTGCTGACCACTTTACTAATTTCATTATGAGTCCCCCTTTTTTTGATGAACTTTGGTTTATCATAATGAGATTCGGTCACTTTGTAACCGTTTACAAAATTAATTCTATTAAGAATCTAAGCTGTATTTTGTTCATTTTGTTCACGCAAAAAAAAGACAAGCTTAGGAAG encodes the following:
- a CDS encoding NETI motif-containing protein: MLAKKRKQQFTVASDESLAECLERMKKEGYRPVRRMEKPVFKENGSKTPIISHQQVIFEGVLEEDEQ
- a CDS encoding isoprenylcysteine carboxyl methyltransferase family protein, which encodes MSFVYLFIVLVIVQRIAEVGVAKSNERWMKQRGAFEAGESHYPVMVALHSCFFVALLLEVTLKDSSWTMWSLLPLAVFLVAQVIRVWALLTLGRFWNTKIIVLPGAEPVKSGPYRWIRHPNYVVVIIEILFLPLIFQAYVTAIVFSLLNAAMLLVRIKAEEEALDRNGKYSEKFEQVSRFVSIRKK
- a CDS encoding type III polyketide synthase; translation: MPSIFSISTYAPPHKLHQDDTMEFARELFSESYEDIERLLTVFGNGQIDERYFAAPMEWFHQPHTLKERNDLFIELAVKYGVECIRGCLQNTQFLKRRVGVDEVDAIICVTSSGMATPGLEARMMNHLSFDEHTKRIPIWGLGCAGGAAGLSRAFDYCLAHPKENVLLVCVELCSLTFQHNDHSKSNLIGTSLFADGVACALIGGDLSQLRYDLVKDTSPAYHGSQSTLMPQSEDIMGWDVRDSGLHVVFSRSIPGIVEKWLKPNVEEFLQSEGVGLSEIDAFIAHPGGKKVLESYEKALGFSSEKTHVSREVLRKFGNMSSPTVLYVLKEFMEEDQALGYRGLMAALGPGFCSELVHLEWQGAIH
- a CDS encoding GNAT family N-acetyltransferase, whose product is MKPILIDFPDSFETEHLLIRAPKPGDGAQMYEAVCDSINELKPWLPFAQFEQSIENSEANIREAHVNFLTRKDLRLLVFLKETGELIASSGLHRIDWEVPKVEIGYWIRTNYSGKGYMTEAVKGITNFAVNELKARRIEIRCDAKNLKSRAVAERLGFELEAILKQESKAIDSDELRDTCVFAKVR
- a CDS encoding tripartite tricarboxylate transporter permease; this encodes MGAFDGIMQGFQVAFSIEGLFFVFIGVLLGTIIGMIPGLGPISAIAIMIPITYGMDPAIALVMMSGVYYGSMYGGSTSSILLNAPGVAGTVAAAFDGYPMAKQGKAGKALAISAFCSFIGGTVSVILLMLFAPMLASVAISFGPPQYFALMLLGLTAISSLTDGSTIKALISAVLGFMVIMIGIDGQTGTNRFTFGSVNLLDGIDFLVIALGLFAIAEVCFLILSRKENTMNDMKKIGSLKLSKSDWKEMSGPITRQSFLGFILGVLPGAGATISSFIAYITEKKIAKKPEEFGKGSIKGLAAPETANNAATSGAFVPLLSLGIPGSGTTAVMLGAFLVLGVQPGPMLMTEVPDVFWGVIASMYIGNIFLLILNLPLIPYFAKILLVPKPLLISLVIIFSLIGVYAVSFSTFDLYMLVIFGVIGYLMRIFAFPAAPFILAFILGGMMEQSLRQSLTISNGDWMIFLQSPLTVSMLALALLALVFPAFQNRRRKKRDNTLSL
- a CDS encoding tripartite tricarboxylate transporter TctB family protein — its product is MMLKTVNQRLALIFAGLAVTMIYLSFQLPEYAFVPVDSDMMPKLLGITLLVLSIIFYFSKDTDTDEQKAKRTIPKQEAYMLLIVLVLILIYITLLEIVGFIPMTIAFIISCSRLLGFKNWLVNILTSITFSGGVYYLFNELLSIRLPSGIVPF
- a CDS encoding tripartite tricarboxylate transporter substrate binding protein codes for the protein MKLVKWSAAGAFMIVLSACSNSDTGSSAQGDSEDWKPDRSIEFVAPAGAGGGWDTTARMLSKVIEEEGLADQSFGVVNKPGGGGAVGWAYINNRNDPHNIFVASPPLLFIPLNGQSEYGYEDFTPLANLIADYGAFAVREDAKWDTLDELFEDMRDDPASVSIIGASAPGSMDHMQFVTFADAAGVDITKIKYVSDQEGGALTAVLNGSVEVLSSDMSEAAEQARAGKLKILATTAPERLEGDFLENIPTGMEQGIDAQFVIWRGIFGPGDMSESEISYYEDLFREASESEAFDEIRVSMGWDEEFMGHEEFKSFLDEQNLEIEELINDLGLGQ